A DNA window from Camelina sativa cultivar DH55 chromosome 17, Cs, whole genome shotgun sequence contains the following coding sequences:
- the LOC104757191 gene encoding receptor-like protein kinase HSL1 isoform X2 → MYLYLFLFLLFPTVFSLNQEAFILQQVKHSLDDPDSSLSSWNSTDDSPCRWFGVSCGGDFTSVTSVDLSSANLAGPFPSVICRLSKLSELSLYNNSINSTLPLDVAACNRLQLLDLSQNLLTGEIPHTLADIPTLVHLDLTGNNFSGDIPASFGKFQNLEVLSLVYNLLDGTIPPYLGNISSLKMLNLSYNPFSPSRIPPELGNLTNLEVMWLTECHLVGQIPDSLGQLSRLVDLDLALNDLVGPIPRSLGGLSSVVQIELYNNSLTGEIPPELGNLKSLRLLDASMNQLTGKIPDELCRVPLESLNLYENNLEGEVPASIALSPNLYELRIFGNRLTGELPRDLGRNSPLRWLDVSENEFSGELPADLCEKGELEELLIIHNSFSGAIPESLGDCKSLTRVRLAYNKFSGSVPTGFWGLPHVYLLELINNSFSGEIAKSIGGASNLSLLILSNNEFTGSLPEEIGVLNNLNQLSASGNKFSGSLPVSLMQLGELGTLDLHGNQFSGELTPGIKSWKKLNELNLADNEFSGRIPDEIGSLSVLNYLDLSGNQFSGKIPVSLQSLKLNQLNLSYNRLSGDLPPSLAKEVYKNSFIGNPGLCGAIKGLCDSGDKAKKRGVWLLRLIFVLAAIVFVAGVAWFYFKYRTYKKARAIERSKWTLMSFHKLGFSEHEILESLDEDNVIGAGASGKVYKVVLTNGETVAVKRLWTGSVKDTEDSDPEKGNRPGVQDEAFEAEVETLGKIRHKNIVKLWCCCSTRDCKLLVYEYMPNGSLGDLLHSSKGGMLAWQTRFKIILDAAEGLSYLHHDCVPPIVHRDIKSNNILIDGDYGARVADFGVAKAVDLTGKAPKSMSVIAGSCGYIAPEYAYTLRVNEKSDIYSFGVVILEIVTRKRPVDPELGEKDLVKWVCTTLDQKGIEHVIDPKLDSCFKEEISKILNVGLLCTSPLPINRPSMRRVVKMLQEIGGGDEESQNKIRDDKDGKLTPYYHEETSDQGSVA, encoded by the exons atgtatctttatctctttctcttcctacTTTTCCCAACCGTCTTCTCTCTCAACCAAGAAGCTTTCATTCTCCAGCAAGTCAAACACTCTTTAGACGATCCAGActcctctctctcctcttgGAACTCCACCGATGATTCCCCTTGTCGGTGGTTCGGCGTTTCCTGCGGCGGTGATTTCACCTCCGTCACTTCCGTCGACCTCTCCAGCGCTAATCTCGCCGGTCCTTTCCCTTCCGTTATCTGTCGTCTCTCCAAACTCTCGGAGCTCTCTCTCTACAACAACTCCATCAACTCCACGCTTCCTCTCGATGTCGCTGCTTGTAACCGTCTTCAGCTTCTCGATCTCTCTCAGAATCTTCTCACCGGCGAGATTCCTCACACTCTCGCCGATATTCCCACCTTGGTGCACTTGGATTTGACCGGAAACAACTTTTCCGGTGATATTCCGGCGAGTTTCGGCAAGTTTCAGAACCTCGAGGTTCTCTCTCTCGTCTACAATCTCTTAGACGGGACGATCCCACCGTATCTTGGCAACATCAGCTCCCTGAAGATGCTGAACCTTTCGTACAACCCGTTTAGTCCGAGTCGGATCCCGCCGGAGCTCGGGAACTTGACGAATCTCGAGGTCATGTGGCTCACCGAGTGTCATCTAGTCGGACAGATCCCTGACTCGCTGGGTCAACTCAGCAGACTCGTTGATTTGGACCTCGCGCTCAACGACCTCGTTGGTCCTATCCCTCGCTCGCTCGGCGGTTTGAGTAGCGTCGTTCAGATTGAGCTTTACAACAACTCGTTGACCGGAGAGATTCCACCGGAGCTCGGGAATTTGAAATCGCTGAGACTTCTCGACGCGTCGATGAATCAGTTGACCGGGAAGATACCGGACGAGCTCTGTCGTGTTCCGTTGGAGAGTTTGAATCTGTACGAGAACAACCTAGAAGGTGAAGTTCCGGCGAGTATAGCTTTGTCTCCGAACTTGTACGAGCTCAGGATCTTTGGAAACCGGTTAACCGGAGAATTACCAAGAGACCTCGGTCGAAACTCGCCGTTGAGATGGCTTGACGTTTCGGAGAACGAGTTTTCCGGCGAATTACCGGCGGATCTGTGCGAGAAAGGGGAGCTAGAGGAGTTGCTGATCATACACAACTCATTCTCCGGCGCTATACCGGAGAGTCTCGGCGATTGCAAAAGCTTGACACGTGTCCGGTTAGCTTATAACAAATTTTCCGGTTCAGTTCCTACCGGTTTCTGGGGGTTGCCTCATGTGTACTTGCTTGAGCTCATCAACAACTCCTTCTCCGGTGAGATTGCCAAGTCCATAGGAGGCGCTTCGAATCTCTCGCTGTTGATTCTCTCCAACAACGAATTCACCGGATCGTTACCGGAGGAGATTGGTGTTTTGAACAATCTTAATCAGTTGTCAGCAAGTGGAAACAAGTTCAGTGGCTCGTTGCCTGTTAGCTTGATGCAGCTTGGGGAGTTAGGTACTCTTGATCTTCACGGTAACCAGTTCTCAGGAGAGTTAACTCCTGGAATCAAATCTTGGAAAAAGCTCAACGAGTTGAACTTAGCCGATAACGAATTCTCCGGTAGGATTCCAGATGAGATAGGGAGCTTGTCAGTGTTGAACTATCTTGATCTATCTGGTAACCAATTCTCTGGCAAGATTCCGGTTTCATTGCAGAGTTTGAAGCTAAACCAGCTGAATCTTTCGTATAACCGGTTATCAG GTGACTTACCGCCTTCTTTAGCTAAAGAAGTGTATAAGAACAGCTTCATTGGGAATCCTGGATTGTGTGGGGCTATCAAGGGGTTGTGTGACTCTGGGGATAAAGCTAAGAAGAGAGGCGTATGGCTTCTCAGGTTGATTTTCGTACTTGCTGCGATTGTGTTTGTTGCGGGTGTTGCTTGGTTCTACTTTAAATACAGGACTTACAAGAAAGCAAGAGCTATTGAGAGATCCAAGTGGACTTTAATGTCGTTCCATAAACTCGGGTTTAGTGAGCATGAGATTCTTGAAAGCTTGGATGAAGATAATGTGATTGGAGCTGGAGCTTCGGGGAAAGTGTACAAGGTTGTACTCACCAATGGAGAAACTGTTGCGGTCAAGAGGCTGTGGACAGGGTCTGTTAAGGATACTGAAGACTCTGATCCAGAGAAAGGTAACAGACCTGGAGTTCAAGATGAGGCCTTTGaagctgaagttgagacattggGTAAGATTAGGCATAAGAACATTGTGAAGCTTTGGTGTTGCTGTTCCACTAGAGACTGCAAGCTCTTGGTTTATGAGTATATGCCTAATGGTAGCTTGGGAGATTTGCTTCATAGCAGTAAAGGAGGAATGTTGGCATGGCAAACGAGGTTTAAGATTATCTTAGATGCGGCTGAGGGGCTTTCGTATCTTCACCATGATTGTGTTCCTCCGATTGTGCATAGAGATATTAAGTCCAACAATATTTTGATTGATGGAGATTATGGTGCAAGAGTTGCTGATTTTGGTGTGGCTAAAGCCGTTGACTTGACCGGAAAAGCTCCTAAGTCGATGTCAGTGATTGCTGGTTCATGCGGTTATATCGCACCAG AATACGCATACACGCTTCGTGTGAACGAGAAGAGCGACATCTACAGTTTCGGGGTAGTGATCCTAGAGATAGTGACTAGAAAACGCCCAGTTGATCCAGAACTTGGGGAGAAGGATTTGGTGAAATGGGTTTGCACTACACTAGACCAAAAAGGCATAGAGCATGTGATAGACCCGAAACTCGACTCTTGTTTCAAAGAAGAGATAAGCAAAATCCTCAACGTGGGGCTTCTTTGCACGAGTCCGTTGCCCATTAACCGACCCTCGATGAGGCGTGTGGTTAAGATGTTGCAAGAAATTGGCGGTGGAGACGAGGAAAGCCAAAACAAGATAAGAGATGACAAAGATGGCAAGTTAACACCTTATTACCACGAAGAAACCTCAGACCAGGGAAGTGTAGCTTGA
- the LOC109124485 gene encoding NAC domain-containing protein 10 — MSWCDGSDDNYDLNIERVSNIDHPSIQLKDQSQSCVTSGPDSKIIVESPIMITCPSCGHKIHHQDDQVGSIKDLPSLPAGVKFDPSDKEILMHLEAKVSSDKRKLHPLIDEFIPTLEGENGICYTHPEKLPGVSKDGQVRHFFHRPSKAYTTGTRKRRKVSTDEEGHETRWHKTGKTRPVMSQSGEAGFKKILVLYTNYGRQKKPEKTNWVMHQYHLGNSEDEKDGEPVLSKVFYQTQPRQCGNSTEPKPKNLVNLNRFSYENTQTGFGYEHGGKSEEASQVIRELVVHEGDGSCSFLRFTCDASKGKESFMKNQ, encoded by the exons ATGAGCTGGTGTGATGGTTCAGATGATAACTACGACCTAAATATTGAAAGAGTATCGAACATTGATCATCCATCGATTCAACTCAAAGACCAATCTCAATCGTGTGTCACGAGCGGTCCAGATTCCAAGATTATCGTTGAATCCCCTATTATGATCACTTGTCCTTCTTGTGGACACAAGATCCATCACCAAGACGACCAG GTTGGTAGCATCAAAGATTTACCAAGCTTACCGGCAGGAGTCAAATTTGACCCGTCGGATAAAGAGATCCTTATGCATTTGGAGGCGAAGGTCTCATCCGACAAGCGAAAACTTCATCCCTTGATCGATGAATTTATACCTACGCTCGAAGGAGAGAATGGAATTTGTTATACGCATCCTGAGAAACTTCCTG GAGTAAGCAAAGACGGGCAAGTACGGCACTTCTTCCATCGGCCATCAAAGGCTTATACGACCGGAACACGAAAACGAAGAAAAGTGAGCACAGATGAGGAAGGACACGAGACAAGGTGGCACAAAACGGGCAAGACCCGACCCGTTATGTCGCAATCAGGAGAAGCCGGTTTCAAGAAGATCCTAGTGCTCTACACCAACTATGGTCGCCAGAAGAAGCCCGAGAAGACGAATTGGGTGATGCATCAGTATCATCTAGGCAACAGTGAGGACGAAAAAGACGGTGAACCAGTCCTATCTAAAGTCTTCTACCAAACACAGCCTAGGCAATGCGGCAATTCAACGGAACCTAAACCGAAGAAtcttgtaaacctaaaccggtTTAGTTATGAAAATACTCAGACCGGTTTTGGGTATGAGCATGGAGGGAAAAGTGAAGAGGCGTCGCAGGTGATTCGAGAGTTGGTGGTTCATGAAGGCGATGGGTCATGTTCGTTTCTTAGGTTTACTTGTGATGCAAGTAAGGGTAAAGAAAGCTTCATGAAGAATCAATAG
- the LOC104757191 gene encoding receptor-like protein kinase HSL1 isoform X1, with protein MYLYLFLFLLFPTVFSLNQEAFILQQVKHSLDDPDSSLSSWNSTDDSPCRWFGVSCGGDFTSVTSVDLSSANLAGPFPSVICRLSKLSELSLYNNSINSTLPLDVAACNRLQLLDLSQNLLTGEIPHTLADIPTLVHLDLTGNNFSGDIPASFGKFQNLEVLSLVYNLLDGTIPPYLGNISSLKMLNLSYNPFSPSRIPPELGNLTNLEVMWLTECHLVGQIPDSLGQLSRLVDLDLALNDLVGPIPRSLGGLSSVVQIELYNNSLTGEIPPELGNLKSLRLLDASMNQLTGKIPDELCRVPLESLNLYENNLEGEVPASIALSPNLYELRIFGNRLTGELPRDLGRNSPLRWLDVSENEFSGELPADLCEKGELEELLIIHNSFSGAIPESLGDCKSLTRVRLAYNKFSGSVPTGFWGLPHVYLLELINNSFSGEIAKSIGGASNLSLLILSNNEFTGSLPEEIGVLNNLNQLSASGNKFSGSLPVSLMQLGELGTLDLHGNQFSGELTPGIKSWKKLNELNLADNEFSGRIPDEIGSLSVLNYLDLSGNQFSGKIPVSLQSLKLNQLNLSYNRLSGDLPPSLAKEVYKNSFIGNPGLCGAIKGLCDSGDKAKKRGVWLLRLIFVLAAIVFVAGVAWFYFKYRTYKKARAIERSKWTLMSFHKLGFSEHEILESLDEDNVIGAGASGKVYKVVLTNGETVAVKRLWTGSVKDTEDSDPEKGNRPGVQDEAFEAEVETLGKIRHKNIVKLWCCCSTRDCKLLVYEYMPNGSLGDLLHSSKGGMLAWQTRFKIILDAAEGLSYLHHDCVPPIVHRDIKSNNILIDGDYGARVADFGVAKAVDLTGKAPKSMSVIAGSCGYIAPEYAYTLRVNEKSDIYSFGVVILEIVTRKRPVDPELGEKDLVKWVCTTLDQKGIEHVIDPKLDSCFKEEISKILNVGLLCTSPLPINRPSMRRVVKMLQEIGGGDEESQNKIRDDKDGKLTPYYHEETSDQGSVA; from the exons atgtatctttatctctttctcttcctacTTTTCCCAACCGTCTTCTCTCTCAACCAAGAAGCTTTCATTCTCCAGCAAGTCAAACACTCTTTAGACGATCCAGActcctctctctcctcttgGAACTCCACCGATGATTCCCCTTGTCGGTGGTTCGGCGTTTCCTGCGGCGGTGATTTCACCTCCGTCACTTCCGTCGACCTCTCCAGCGCTAATCTCGCCGGTCCTTTCCCTTCCGTTATCTGTCGTCTCTCCAAACTCTCGGAGCTCTCTCTCTACAACAACTCCATCAACTCCACGCTTCCTCTCGATGTCGCTGCTTGTAACCGTCTTCAGCTTCTCGATCTCTCTCAGAATCTTCTCACCGGCGAGATTCCTCACACTCTCGCCGATATTCCCACCTTGGTGCACTTGGATTTGACCGGAAACAACTTTTCCGGTGATATTCCGGCGAGTTTCGGCAAGTTTCAGAACCTCGAGGTTCTCTCTCTCGTCTACAATCTCTTAGACGGGACGATCCCACCGTATCTTGGCAACATCAGCTCCCTGAAGATGCTGAACCTTTCGTACAACCCGTTTAGTCCGAGTCGGATCCCGCCGGAGCTCGGGAACTTGACGAATCTCGAGGTCATGTGGCTCACCGAGTGTCATCTAGTCGGACAGATCCCTGACTCGCTGGGTCAACTCAGCAGACTCGTTGATTTGGACCTCGCGCTCAACGACCTCGTTGGTCCTATCCCTCGCTCGCTCGGCGGTTTGAGTAGCGTCGTTCAGATTGAGCTTTACAACAACTCGTTGACCGGAGAGATTCCACCGGAGCTCGGGAATTTGAAATCGCTGAGACTTCTCGACGCGTCGATGAATCAGTTGACCGGGAAGATACCGGACGAGCTCTGTCGTGTTCCGTTGGAGAGTTTGAATCTGTACGAGAACAACCTAGAAGGTGAAGTTCCGGCGAGTATAGCTTTGTCTCCGAACTTGTACGAGCTCAGGATCTTTGGAAACCGGTTAACCGGAGAATTACCAAGAGACCTCGGTCGAAACTCGCCGTTGAGATGGCTTGACGTTTCGGAGAACGAGTTTTCCGGCGAATTACCGGCGGATCTGTGCGAGAAAGGGGAGCTAGAGGAGTTGCTGATCATACACAACTCATTCTCCGGCGCTATACCGGAGAGTCTCGGCGATTGCAAAAGCTTGACACGTGTCCGGTTAGCTTATAACAAATTTTCCGGTTCAGTTCCTACCGGTTTCTGGGGGTTGCCTCATGTGTACTTGCTTGAGCTCATCAACAACTCCTTCTCCGGTGAGATTGCCAAGTCCATAGGAGGCGCTTCGAATCTCTCGCTGTTGATTCTCTCCAACAACGAATTCACCGGATCGTTACCGGAGGAGATTGGTGTTTTGAACAATCTTAATCAGTTGTCAGCAAGTGGAAACAAGTTCAGTGGCTCGTTGCCTGTTAGCTTGATGCAGCTTGGGGAGTTAGGTACTCTTGATCTTCACGGTAACCAGTTCTCAGGAGAGTTAACTCCTGGAATCAAATCTTGGAAAAAGCTCAACGAGTTGAACTTAGCCGATAACGAATTCTCCGGTAGGATTCCAGATGAGATAGGGAGCTTGTCAGTGTTGAACTATCTTGATCTATCTGGTAACCAATTCTCTGGCAAGATTCCGGTTTCATTGCAGAGTTTGAA GCTAAACCAGCTGAATCTTTCGTATAACCGGTTATCAGGTGACTTACCGCCTTCTTTAGCTAAAGAAGTGTATAAGAACAGCTTCATTGGGAATCCTGGATTGTGTGGGGCTATCAAGGGGTTGTGTGACTCTGGGGATAAAGCTAAGAAGAGAGGCGTATGGCTTCTCAGGTTGATTTTCGTACTTGCTGCGATTGTGTTTGTTGCGGGTGTTGCTTGGTTCTACTTTAAATACAGGACTTACAAGAAAGCAAGAGCTATTGAGAGATCCAAGTGGACTTTAATGTCGTTCCATAAACTCGGGTTTAGTGAGCATGAGATTCTTGAAAGCTTGGATGAAGATAATGTGATTGGAGCTGGAGCTTCGGGGAAAGTGTACAAGGTTGTACTCACCAATGGAGAAACTGTTGCGGTCAAGAGGCTGTGGACAGGGTCTGTTAAGGATACTGAAGACTCTGATCCAGAGAAAGGTAACAGACCTGGAGTTCAAGATGAGGCCTTTGaagctgaagttgagacattggGTAAGATTAGGCATAAGAACATTGTGAAGCTTTGGTGTTGCTGTTCCACTAGAGACTGCAAGCTCTTGGTTTATGAGTATATGCCTAATGGTAGCTTGGGAGATTTGCTTCATAGCAGTAAAGGAGGAATGTTGGCATGGCAAACGAGGTTTAAGATTATCTTAGATGCGGCTGAGGGGCTTTCGTATCTTCACCATGATTGTGTTCCTCCGATTGTGCATAGAGATATTAAGTCCAACAATATTTTGATTGATGGAGATTATGGTGCAAGAGTTGCTGATTTTGGTGTGGCTAAAGCCGTTGACTTGACCGGAAAAGCTCCTAAGTCGATGTCAGTGATTGCTGGTTCATGCGGTTATATCGCACCAG AATACGCATACACGCTTCGTGTGAACGAGAAGAGCGACATCTACAGTTTCGGGGTAGTGATCCTAGAGATAGTGACTAGAAAACGCCCAGTTGATCCAGAACTTGGGGAGAAGGATTTGGTGAAATGGGTTTGCACTACACTAGACCAAAAAGGCATAGAGCATGTGATAGACCCGAAACTCGACTCTTGTTTCAAAGAAGAGATAAGCAAAATCCTCAACGTGGGGCTTCTTTGCACGAGTCCGTTGCCCATTAACCGACCCTCGATGAGGCGTGTGGTTAAGATGTTGCAAGAAATTGGCGGTGGAGACGAGGAAAGCCAAAACAAGATAAGAGATGACAAAGATGGCAAGTTAACACCTTATTACCACGAAGAAACCTCAGACCAGGGAAGTGTAGCTTGA
- the LOC104757190 gene encoding cytochrome P450 705A5-like — MTTMVTFDFLHCFIFGLILLFPTLFLFVYFLKKPNNGIDLPPSAPSLPIIGHLHLLLFDSIHKCFQKISSKYGPFLHLRIFHVPIVLVSSASAAHEIFKSHDMNVSYRGAIAIDECIVFGSFGYFRASCGDYWKFMRKLIMAKALGPQALERSRSIRELELERFHKNLLNKAMKKETLKIGEEARILVNNTLGKMSLGSSFSVEENDGKKVSDFSIQLADLSRMFCVAQIFHKPLEKLGISLLKNEIMQVSNKFEELLENILVRYEENVDKHQGTEFMDALLAAYRDEKTEYKITRNHMKALLAELFFGAGESSSSTTRWAMAEIINNPKIFERLREEIDYVVGKSRLIQETDLPKLPYLQAVVKESLRLHPVGAVLPREFTQDCTIGGFHISEGTSLVINAYAVMRDPNSWEDPNEFKPERFLAASILGQEEDRKEQAMKFLPFGAGRRGCPGLYLGYTLVETTIGVLVQCFDWEIKGDKINMDEGSGLRFFLDLAHPLECILIPRK; from the exons ATGACAACAATGGTCACCTTTGATTTTCTACATTGTTTCATCTTTGGTCTCATATTACTCTTCccaactctctttctctttgtttactTCTTAAAGAAACCAAATAATGGAATTGATCTGCCTCCAAGCGCTCCTTCTCTTCCGATCATTGGTCATCTTCACCTTCTCCTCTTTGATTCAATCCACAAGTGTTTTCAAAAGATATCGTCCAAATACGGACCTTTTCTCCATCTCCGCATCTTTCATGTCCCCATCGTTCTTGTGTCTTCTGCCTCAGCAGCTCACGAGATCTTCAAATCCCATGACATGAATGTCTCCTACCGTGGTGCTATTGCTATCGATGAATGCAttgtgtttggttcttttggatattttagagCTTCTTGTGGAGACTACTGGAAATTCATGAGGAAACTAATCATGGCTAAGGCACTCGGACCCCAAGCGCTAGAACGGTCACGTAGCATTCGTGAACTTGAGCTAGAGAGGTTCCACAAAAATCTGCTTAATAAAGCGATGAAGAAAGAAACCCTCAAGATCGGTGAAGAAGCAAGGATACTCGTTAATAACACCCTTGGAAAAATGAGTTTGGGAAGTAGTTTTTCAGTGGAGGAAAATGATGGGAAAAAAGTTTCAGATTTTTCTATTCAGTTAGCTGATTTGTCCCGCATGTTTTGTGTGgcacaaatatttcataagccGCTCGAGAAGCTAGGGATCTCTTTGTTAAAGAATGAGATCATGCAGGTTTCAAATAAATTTGAGGAGCTGCTGGAAAATATTCTTGTGAGATACGAAGAGAACGTGGACAAGCATCAAGGTACTGAATTCATGGATGCATTGTTGGCAGCTTATCGAGACGAAAAAACAGAATATAAGATCACTAGAAACCATATGAAGGCATTATTAGCG GAGCTTTTTTTTGGAGCCGGTGAGTCCTCTTCTTCGACAACACGGTGGGCAATGGCAGAAATcattaataatcctaagatctttGAAAGATTAAGAGAAGAAATTGATTATGTGGTGGGAAAATCAAGGTTAATTCAAGAAACTGATCTACCAAAACTCCCTTACTTGCAAGCAGTCGTAAAAGAATCTCTAAGATTGCATCCGGTAGGAGCAGTCTTACCAAGAGAATTTACACAGGACTGTACGATCGGAGGGTTTCACATATCTGAAGGAACATCACTTGTCATCAATGCTTATGCAGTGATGAGAGATCCTAATTCTTGGGAAGATCCTAATGAGTTTAAGCCAGAAAGGTTTCTAGCTGCTTCAATATTAGGGCAAGAGGAGGATAGAAAAGAACAAGCAATGAAGTTCCTCCCTTTTGGCGCTGGCAGGAGAGGATGTCCAGGATTATATCTTGGTTATACCTTAGTAGAAACCACAATTGGAGTGTTGGTGCAGTGTTTTGACTGGGAAATCAAAGGAGATAAAATCAATATGGATGAAGGTTCCGGATTAAGATTCTTCTTGGATTTGGCTCATCCTCTCGAATGCATTCTTATTCCTCGAAAATAA